One segment of Pristis pectinata isolate sPriPec2 chromosome 3, sPriPec2.1.pri, whole genome shotgun sequence DNA contains the following:
- the LOC127567931 gene encoding torsin-1A-interacting protein 2-like isoform X2, with amino-acid sequence MDGQHGGEGRQLRAEGNESPSEECGYDERPLGNLQEEPTSENTFDHEPISENERCDRKPMKDAQDLKCSKDPKEIQVGPENGEPINRKEISDEKPLDDVQDSKCSKNPKEVEEENKEPTNEKWRRDEIPTGDVQDLNCSKDQKEIEVEEENKETTPEDSCDKKPVGDVESSQCDKKPKQTQAERENTGFSCEKHHQELKGKLQDLPSSYHHDSDEESHVEDGKQSDLGFVWIGVLLVPLFAYFLLNFQSNQEPAVGKVLHTFLQNFEKVQKDFPNQEEQLWKRSRIMLQKQVNKTVHSEPSILMFAAAWDAEETMRCLTSRIAGAYALSFSSRIMEIDGTGKTFLNSDQVKLDLDNQLSSGFGEGRKSAIIHNFQELPPTSTLLFYKYCDHENAAFKDVSLLITVLVDKPRLDPGLSLDAFEETVYNFLTMKFSISSESAQYNVLDVDKFSGLWSRIAHAILPVRPEREIEENGCKQE; translated from the exons AATCCCCAAGTGAAGAGTGCGGATACGACGAGAGGCCACTGGGAAACTTGCAGGAAGAGCCCACTTCCGAGAACACATTTGATCATG aACCCATCAGTGAAAACGAGAGATGTGACAGGAAGCCAATGAAGGATGCACAAGACTTGAAATGTTCCAAGGATCCAAAAGAAATTCAAGTTGGACCGGAGAATGGAG AACCTATAAACAGAAAAGAGATCTCTGATGAGAAGCCATTGGATGATGTACAGGACTCAAAATGTTCCAAGAATCCAAAAGAAGTTGAAGAGGAGAATAAAG AACCCACAAATGAAAAATGGAGACGAGATGAGATACCAACAGGAGATGTGCAAGACTTGAATTGCTCCAAGGATCAAAAAGAAATTGAAGTTGAAGAAGAGAATAAAG AAACCACTCCTGAAGACAGCTGTGACAAGAAGCCAGTAGGAGATGTGGAAAGTTCGCAATGTGACAAGAAGCCAAAACAAACACAGGCTGAAAGGGAAAATACAG GCTTCAGCTGTGAAAAACATCATCAGGAACTGAAAGGAAAGTTGCAAGATCTACCGAGCTCATACCATCATGATTCTGATGAAGAAAGTCATGTTGAGGATG GGAAACAATCCGACCTTGGTTTTGTCTGGATAGGAGTCCTTTTGGTGCCTCTCTTCGCCTACTTTTTGTTGAATTTTCAGAGCAATCAAGAGCCTGCAGTTGGAAAAGTACTCCACACGTTCTTACAGAAttttgagaaggtgcagaaggatTTTCCAAATCAGGAAGAACAGTTATGGAAAAGAAGCAGGATAATGTTGCAGAAACAAGTTAACAAGACTGTGCACTCTGAACCATCCATCTTAATGtttgcagctgcttgggatgcaGAGGAAACCATGCGATGCCTCACAAGTAGGATTGCTGGAGCTTATGCCTTGTCCTTCAGTTCCAGGATTATGGAAATTGATGGAACTGGTAAAACATTTCTTAACAGCGACCAAGTCAAGCTGGATCTAGATAATCAGTTGTCATCGGGTTTCGGAGAAGGCAGAAAGAGTGCCATTATTCATAATTTCCAGGAGCTCCCACCTACTTCTACACTTCTGTTCTACAAGTATTGTGATCATGAAAATGCAGCCTTCAAGGATGTTTCTTTATTGATTACAGTTTTAGTCGATAAGCCCAGACTAGATCCAGGCTTGAGCCTTGATGCTTTTGAAGAGACAGTTTACAATTTTCTCACAATGAAATTCTCCATCTCGAGTGAAAGTGCACAGTACAACGTCCTGGATGTTGACAAATTCAGCGGATTGTGGAGTCGTATAGCACATGCCATTTTGCCTGTCCGGCCCGAAAGAGAAATTGAAGAAAACGGCTGTAAACAAGAGTAA
- the LOC127567931 gene encoding torsin-1A-interacting protein 2-like isoform X1, with amino-acid sequence MDGQHGGEGRQLRAEGNESPSEECGYDERPLGNLQEEPTSENTFDHEPISENERCDRKPMKDAQDLKCSKDPKEIQVGPENGEPINRKEISDEKPLDDVQDSKCSKNPKEVEEENKEPTNEKWRRDEIPTGDVQDLNCSKDQKEIEVEEENKETTPEDSCDKKPVGDVESSQCDKKPKQTQAERENTGFSCEKHHQELKGKLQDLPSSYHHDSDEESHVEDEYPNEKWEHGEISIGSVRKSLITEEVNRRQPGQGKQSDLGFVWIGVLLVPLFAYFLLNFQSNQEPAVGKVLHTFLQNFEKVQKDFPNQEEQLWKRSRIMLQKQVNKTVHSEPSILMFAAAWDAEETMRCLTSRIAGAYALSFSSRIMEIDGTGKTFLNSDQVKLDLDNQLSSGFGEGRKSAIIHNFQELPPTSTLLFYKYCDHENAAFKDVSLLITVLVDKPRLDPGLSLDAFEETVYNFLTMKFSISSESAQYNVLDVDKFSGLWSRIAHAILPVRPEREIEENGCKQE; translated from the exons AATCCCCAAGTGAAGAGTGCGGATACGACGAGAGGCCACTGGGAAACTTGCAGGAAGAGCCCACTTCCGAGAACACATTTGATCATG aACCCATCAGTGAAAACGAGAGATGTGACAGGAAGCCAATGAAGGATGCACAAGACTTGAAATGTTCCAAGGATCCAAAAGAAATTCAAGTTGGACCGGAGAATGGAG AACCTATAAACAGAAAAGAGATCTCTGATGAGAAGCCATTGGATGATGTACAGGACTCAAAATGTTCCAAGAATCCAAAAGAAGTTGAAGAGGAGAATAAAG AACCCACAAATGAAAAATGGAGACGAGATGAGATACCAACAGGAGATGTGCAAGACTTGAATTGCTCCAAGGATCAAAAAGAAATTGAAGTTGAAGAAGAGAATAAAG AAACCACTCCTGAAGACAGCTGTGACAAGAAGCCAGTAGGAGATGTGGAAAGTTCGCAATGTGACAAGAAGCCAAAACAAACACAGGCTGAAAGGGAAAATACAG GCTTCAGCTGTGAAAAACATCATCAGGAACTGAAAGGAAAGTTGCAAGATCTACCGAGCTCATACCATCATGATTCTGATGAAGAAAGTCATGTTGAGGATG AATACCCGAATGAAAAATGGGAACACGGCGAGATTTCAATAGGAAGTGTGCGTAAGTCACTGATTACTGAAGAAGTCAACAGACGTCAACCTGGTCAAG GGAAACAATCCGACCTTGGTTTTGTCTGGATAGGAGTCCTTTTGGTGCCTCTCTTCGCCTACTTTTTGTTGAATTTTCAGAGCAATCAAGAGCCTGCAGTTGGAAAAGTACTCCACACGTTCTTACAGAAttttgagaaggtgcagaaggatTTTCCAAATCAGGAAGAACAGTTATGGAAAAGAAGCAGGATAATGTTGCAGAAACAAGTTAACAAGACTGTGCACTCTGAACCATCCATCTTAATGtttgcagctgcttgggatgcaGAGGAAACCATGCGATGCCTCACAAGTAGGATTGCTGGAGCTTATGCCTTGTCCTTCAGTTCCAGGATTATGGAAATTGATGGAACTGGTAAAACATTTCTTAACAGCGACCAAGTCAAGCTGGATCTAGATAATCAGTTGTCATCGGGTTTCGGAGAAGGCAGAAAGAGTGCCATTATTCATAATTTCCAGGAGCTCCCACCTACTTCTACACTTCTGTTCTACAAGTATTGTGATCATGAAAATGCAGCCTTCAAGGATGTTTCTTTATTGATTACAGTTTTAGTCGATAAGCCCAGACTAGATCCAGGCTTGAGCCTTGATGCTTTTGAAGAGACAGTTTACAATTTTCTCACAATGAAATTCTCCATCTCGAGTGAAAGTGCACAGTACAACGTCCTGGATGTTGACAAATTCAGCGGATTGTGGAGTCGTATAGCACATGCCATTTTGCCTGTCCGGCCCGAAAGAGAAATTGAAGAAAACGGCTGTAAACAAGAGTAA